In Chaetodon auriga isolate fChaAug3 chromosome 9, fChaAug3.hap1, whole genome shotgun sequence, the genomic window ACCAGCATTCCAGTTCTGGACCTGATTGATGCCATTCAGCCGCAGAGTGTGAACTTTGAGCTGGTTAAAACAGGAGATCTGTCAGACGAAGACAAACTGGACAATGCCAAGTAATCCTCTGCCTGCTTTTTCTCTGCGCGTGTTGGCATTATAGTCATGTTGAAATGCTCAATGCGCAGTCAGACATCTGCATATTTTCTCGAAAAGCTCAGACTAATGTCAAAAAATCAGTGATAATAAGAGAAAATGTCcaaatgacatgaatgcagtTGCTGCATAAACAAGTAACTGAAAAGTACTGTGAGTGTCACAGATCTGACATCACACATGATCCTAACCTtgacccttttttttcctgcaccaGGTATGCCGTTTCCATGGCGAGGAAGATCGGGGCGAAGGTCTACGCCCTGCCTGACGATCTGGTGGAGGTCAACCCCAAAATGGTGATGACCATCTTCGCCTGTTTGATGGGGAGAGGCATGAAGAAGGCCTAACTGAGACGCACATACATctcttacacacatgcacacacacacacacacacacacacacaaacacacacatactgactgactgtcttcacCCATGTGATTGGATGAGACATGAAGAGAGTGAACATGGCTGTATTATCTTGTTCTTTAAATGGTTATTCAGCATTAGCATAAATAGAAGTGTCACTTTATTCATCTATTCTACATTCAACTGTTAGACAACAGAAATGAACCTAacatgacacaaacagcagtgatcCTCTTAGGGCTCTAAGGAAATTGGTGTTTTCTAAATGGTCAGACAGTTTGTGAAGTGAGACTTGTACAACAGCTACATGGTAAATATTTGGGGTTTGGGGTTTATTCTGGATCTCAGTTTTGCTTTTGGGTCAGTACGGCGGTTGAGTGATTAGCACTGTCACATTAAGAAAGACTCAACTTCCCATACAGCCCATAGATATGAATGCAAGTGTGAATGGGTTTGTCTAGCCTGGTGACCAGTGGGTGGATcaagtgcatgctgggatagactcctgcctgcctttgacccTGATGAGAGGAAAGCCTGTGAGATGAATAAaagcttttgtgtgtttaaatgtaaaGGCTGTGACACATGGGAAACATTCAAAGACAACGGCTGCAAACATCAGGCAAAATCAAGCTTTACCtcaacatttcactttgtttgaAATCTGTACTGAGACTTTGCTGCAGACTTACCTGCAGTCCTTTTTCTGCAGTGACGATCTTTAGATTTTCCACGCCACGTTGCCTCTGACTGTCCCATGTGTCAGTGCCTCATGATATATCGACTAAGTTCTGCTGCATTTTCCACTGTGCCAGCCAATTCCCAGTATGAGCATTTATTGTACTTAAGCCATAAAATAATATTCTTTACTGAATACCTGTTGGCCTTTTTTTGTATGACCAAAGCTGTGCTACATTATGGACAGTTAATATCTTCACATTAGAAACTATACAACCGAATACCTTAATTTGTTTGTTGAACTTACCCATAATGCAATTAAGGtatttttaatgatattttaaGGGGAAAATTATAGGAGAGGTTAATGGATGTAATACATGTGTACATTTATTAGGTTTACGAGGAACAAACTGACAGCATTTTATAGATTAATGGACTATTTTCAAAACACCTTAATTTATGCAGAGAACCCATTCAAGTCCCTTAATATACTAGAATCCATTAATGTATCCATTTTGAAACCTCATATCTAGGGTATTAAATACCTGAGTGCTTCATAAAAACcccttaaaatgtcatttatttgcACTTGAAAATATTTCAGACCCTGAAATGCTGTCTGGAGATGATTATCAGACTATTCATACAGCAACGATGTACTGTAAGCAATGTCAAAAAGCtttaattcagatttttctgtTGCTTATTAAACAGTTAGGATTGACATATGATTTCAattgtcaacaaaaaaaaagacaaatgtcttGTCCTGTCTTAGCCTAAAGTCTTAGTCGGTTTAGTCTTAGTGTGGATAGGTTTCCCATTTTTGTTGGTGCAGATGTTAACATTCCCCCATCAatactttttcttcttttatcctGAATGTTTCCCAGCGAAGCATTTTCCAATCAGCTGTTTATCGGGTATTTGCAATGCAGCTGTGGGCAAAAATACTGCTTTTCATGACAGCAATACTTCCAAAATTCAGTGTGTACAATCAGataaataatgttaaataaaagcattttttcaatatatttgaattctgttttctgtttgtttctgttggtctctctctctccaagaATTGTAGTTTCTTATAATTCCATGCAGTTTTTTTATGCAGTTTTTTGACTGATAACACAAATGAAATAGTGTTTTATTGAGCGTTAGAGTTGCTGGTGTGTATCATTTCTGAGCCAGACTAGGCTACATCACATCTTGACTTCAGCTTCATATTTCAAGTATTAGCACTATATAAAGTTGACGTGACAAACATATTTGCAAAGACTTGCACATTTAAACTATGTATGTACAGAGCATGACATTaccattcatttttatctttgtcTCTGGCCTCCTGATGATTtgaagtccaatattcaccCTCCTTTGAGCTGTTCTGATCCACCAACTCATGTGGGAAATATTTGCcaaatgctccactatgctcGGTAGCTACGTCCATCAGTGGCCATTTGGTGTTGAAAGAGTTGCCTGCTGTGGCAGAAAATGAGGtggatgagagctgtgagagcaGGCTGAGCAAAAGAAATGAAGGTGTGGGccattaaacaaaaacaaagagctgaaagacactaaatcATCATTCAATCATTATCATTTTCCCGTGTGAATAATGCATTTATATTCTATAACGGCTTCTCATCAATGATAGTTTTGTAGTTAAGCAAAGACGAAAGGAAAATAATTGGCCAGGGCACTTGTGTTAATGCTGCTGCCAGGTTGTTACTATGTCAACAGTGTGGTGGAAGTGACATCGTGATAGTAGTATGGATGGTTGTAATCAGTGCTGAGAGGCAGCTGTTGAGCTTGTTGATGTGTCCTGGGTCCAATTCAACCAATCATGTGTGACCGCCCGTGCAAAAGAAATGATGTCCTATTACCCTGTGCATGCTTTAATATTCCATCTGTGCACATGAGAGCGTGTAAGCACCAGATGGAGCACAGGTTCAGTTTTTtggagaaaacaacacagtacATCTCaacttctttttcctctgctcaaTCTGAACGGCATTTTGAATTGAAATCCAGTTTCTGAAATGAAAGGACGTCTCAGTTCacgtgtgcaggtgtgtgcataAAAACGCTTTTCTCTCAGTAATCAGGAGAACAtacgcacacaaagacacacttgTGGTTCAGAGGCTACTTCAAACAGGGTTCTTGAATTCAGATGAGCTCAGCGGTGAAAGGGAACACACGCGcgcccgcgcacacacacaatttgcAATTTAAACGATGCTTTTGTCAAGTGCCATGTGATCATTGCCATCATCCGTTACATTTgttccctccatcccttcatATGAGTATTTGTCCGTCCTATGTGATTAATGCCTTGTGAATCTAACTGGACAAAGACGGCTGCACCTAAACTAAATACATGAGCTGAACGCATGGATTGATGAGCTAACCTTGGATCTGGACATTTATCAGGAAATTTATCAGGTTTGTTGactttgaacattttttccATCCTTCCCTCTTATGATCTGTTGTCATACCGACTATACAGCTTGTTGCTATGCCATctggtttccatggtgatgTCTGATAAAGGATGACCTCGTACCAGCTGACCTTTCTTTCCTGACTGTGGGCCCATcattgcatgtttgcatgctggtttgtgagttgtgtgtgtgtgtttttggcatttGGCCTGAGCCTCTCTATGTTTGCATGTCTCTCTAATGTGAGTATGTGCTGCAGCTTGCGTTTTAACATATATGAGTTTATtagtgtgtgtatctgaagtTGGATATATTGGTATATGCCTGTTTGattctgtggtttgtgtgtgtgtgtgtgtgtgtgtgtgtgtgtgtgtgtgtgtgtgtgtggcgatgATGTGGTGATAATGAACTGAGTCttgtcatggtgtgtgtgtgtgtgtagtatgaCAGGCACAGTGCAGGATTCACACAGGTTGTCTGTGAAAAcgtggacagaggaggagagtgaccGAGCTGACAGCACACTTAGCAGgtagcctacacacacacatacacacatacacacatacacacatacacacacacacacattgtcatgattgtgtgtgtactgtaaacaTCATTCAGCCAACGTGTCAGCTTTATAAGATGATGATCAATTTTGATTTTCAGCTGTACAGTTGTGCTGCCTGAAAGTaatcatttttgtcattttgctcCTGTCACAACCCTGTTGAGTTCGAGTTTATGTCTATATAATCTGTAAAGAATGTTATTGCCTTCCTACGTGAAGGAGTAGGAGTTTATAGATGTTGTCTTAGTACTCTctgaatttgcatttttatgtatttatgatgtgtgtgtagAGCACAGTCGATGTGTGATGACACCTCTTCAGAGCTTCAGAGAATGGCGGCCATTGACAGAAGGGAAATTAATTCCCAGAATTCCTTTCGTGGGCGAGGCGCGCTGTCCAGGTATGACACCTGATAAATATGCTAATCCACAAGTTGActttactctttttttctttgtaattctTCAAACGTACGTATTCAGACCCCATCTGCTTTACAgtactgtttgtttgtctgcctgtcttcaGGATAGTTGGTATGGTGATGACTCTGAGAGAATGGGCCCAGAAGAGCTTGACTGATGAGACGGAGCGGCCGGATTCCTTCTTGGAACGTTTCAGAGCCCCCGTCCAAGCGGACATGCAAGCCCCGCCCAGCAGGTTCAGCCACAGCCACACTGGCTCtgatgcagaaaaagaaaacagacgcTCCAGACGCACGTAAgcaagcaaaaaacaaaacacatactCATTAAAACATCAAGTGACCCATAGCCCACAtaaatctctgtctctctgctgtttgcccCTCTCTGTCAGGAGGTGGAAGTGTAACGTCGTGGTCTTATCACCATCTGATGACGCATACTACCACTGGCTGATGGTGATTGGTGCTCCTGTTTTCTACAACTGGACCCTGCTAGTTGTCAGGTTGGGAACTATTACTGTGCCTGTCCAACAGAACTAGTGAAAACTCTAATACTACTGCTTGCACAACTATGAATCCTGATTCTTAGGTATGCCTCTAATTCCGccaacaactactactactgctccattactgcagaaaaacatgggTGTAGCGGTTGTGATGTAGCCATAGAGATGGCTTAGGGGAGGACAAGCAGAACACCGAGATTCCTGTTCATTTGCATGGCACAgaatgttcttcttctgctaCTGTCTCAGTTTATCTGTTTCTGCAGGGCCTGTTTCGATGAGCTCCAGATGAAGAATGTGTTGGTCTGGCTGGTACTGGACTACATCTGTGATGGAGTCTATATCCTGGATATAGCTGTGCGCCTCCACACAGGTACTGAAAAAGAGAGTCAGTGAGTCAAGGCTCAGATTTTCATTCGTACATGACAATGTTTGATTTGATCTTTTAACTAATACATTTGTCATCCAAGAGACACCtacattcattcactcatttattgAATTTGTTCTGCATGTGAAGGTTTCCTGGATCAAGGCTTGATGGTGAAAGATGTGCAGCGTCTGAGAGAAACCTATGTTCGAACCTTACAGTGTAAACTTGACATTTGCTCCATCCTTCCAACTGATCTCCTGTACCTGAGCGTGGGAATCAGCTACACTCCTCTCCTTCGCTTCAACAGGCTGCTGCGCCTGCCACGTCTGTTCGAGCTGTTTGAACGTACAGAGACACGAACGGGCTACCCCAACGCATTCCGCATCTGTAAACTGGTTCTGTACATCCTGGTGATCATCCACTGGAACGCTTGTGTGTACTACAGCTTCTCCAAGATCCTGGGACTGGGCTCTGACTCTTGGGTTTATCCCAATGCGTCAGATCCTGAGTTTGGCTCCCTGACCAGAAGTTACATATATTGTCTCTATTGGTCCACTCTGACACTGACCACCATTGGAGAGACACCTCCTCCTGTTAGAGATGAAGAGTATTTGTTCCTGATCTTCGACTTTCTGGTAAGTCAGTTGCAAAGGTGTCCCCTTAGCTGATATAATATTACCTTTAATGATTAATAAATGCCTTTAACTGTGTGGATCCTAGTTGTTCCAGTCCATCAAAGCAGCTAATAGCAGTGTGTCTGTTCTAGGTGGGTGTTCTGATATTTGCCTCCATTGTGGGGAATGTTGGAGCCATGATCTCCAATATGAATGCCACGAGAGCAGCCTTTCAGAGCCGTGTAGACACCCTGAAACACTACATGCACTTCAGACATGTAAGCAAGGTGCTTGAGCAGCGCGTCATTCGCTGGTTTGACTACCTCTGGACCAATCAGAAGACAATAGa contains:
- the cnga2a gene encoding cyclic nucleotide gated channel subunit alpha 2a, with protein sequence MTGTVQDSHRLSVKTWTEEESDRADSTLSRAQSMCDDTSSELQRMAAIDRREINSQNSFRGRGALSRIVGMVMTLREWAQKSLTDETERPDSFLERFRAPVQADMQAPPSRFSHSHTGSDAEKENRRSRRTRWKCNVVVLSPSDDAYYHWLMVIGAPVFYNWTLLVVRACFDELQMKNVLVWLVLDYICDGVYILDIAVRLHTGFLDQGLMVKDVQRLRETYVRTLQCKLDICSILPTDLLYLSVGISYTPLLRFNRLLRLPRLFELFERTETRTGYPNAFRICKLVLYILVIIHWNACVYYSFSKILGLGSDSWVYPNASDPEFGSLTRSYIYCLYWSTLTLTTIGETPPPVRDEEYLFLIFDFLVGVLIFASIVGNVGAMISNMNATRAAFQSRVDTLKHYMHFRHVSKVLEQRVIRWFDYLWTNQKTIDEQEVLRNLPNKLRAEIAINVHLDTLKKVRIFQDCEAGLLVELVLKLRPQVFSPGDYICRKGDVGKEMYIIKDGQLAVVGEDGVTQFAVLTSGSCFGEISILNISGSKMGNRRTANIRSLGYSDLFCLSKQDLMEALQEFPHARAQLEQRGRDILQKEGLLEEVNVSAGEELEEKVERLESSLDRLQTCLARLQSEFNSSQLRLKQRITTLEHNAATVATGSGFLSDADGNESVSGGDGVRSEINIRL